In Rosa chinensis cultivar Old Blush chromosome 1, RchiOBHm-V2, whole genome shotgun sequence, a genomic segment contains:
- the LOC112199084 gene encoding uncharacterized protein LOC112199084: MDRDPDALCVPPLRSMADPLVARCLYSGKGYMIPLNQCMDYSELYEDIFRTFQFFPTDNVELQYSVPGCEVCFLRNDRDFQMLFCSARIHRLECVDISVLKVGGGFRRNGSVDSGSEVIDEDDYLGDAFRTEVHKTYLSDEWSSYIHNVGDKFHGAVELREKLRKYAIAVGFEFVFLRNDLDCIHAVCANVGTEAKGDYEQV, from the exons ATGGATCGTGATCCAGATGCTCTTTGTGTTCCTCCACTGAg GTCTATGGCTGATCCTCTGGTTGCTAGGTGCCTTTACTCTGGCAAAGGTTATATGATTCCTTTGAATCAATGCATGGACTACTCTGAGTTGTATGAAGACATTTTCCGTACATTCCAGTTTTTCCCAACTGATAATGTTGAGCTTCAGTATTCAGTCCCAGGTTGTGAAGTCTGTTTTCTGCGTAATGATCGTGATTTCCAGATGCTGTTTTGCTCTGCCAGGATACATAGGCTAGAGTGTGTCGATATTTCAGTTTTAAAGGTTGGGGGAGGTTTTAGGAGAAACGGTTCGGTGGATAGTGGTTCGGAAGTtattgatgaagatgattaTTTGGGTGATGCATTCAGGACTGAAGTTCACAAGACGTATTTGTCTGATGAGTGGAGTTCTTATATCCATAATGTCGGGGATAAGTTTCATGGCGCTGTtgagcttcgtgaaaagctcaGGAAGTATGCAATTGCAGTTGGTTTCGAGTTTGTATTCCTGAGAAATGATCTGGACTGTATTCATGCAGTCTGTGCAAATGTTGGAACGGAAG CCAAGGGAGATTATGAGCAAGTTTAA